DNA from Mycobacteriales bacterium:
TCTACCGCGGGCTGCACGACTCGTTCATCGCCGACTACGCCAGCACCTCCGCGTACGGCGTGATCCTGGTGCTGATCCTCGGTGTCCTGCTGCTGGCGCAGAACCGGATCGTGCGGGCGTCGCACAAGTATCAGGTGGTCGGCGGCAAGTCCTTCCGACCGACCCCGATGCCGCTGGGCAAGGGGAAGTACGCGGCGATCGCGTTCATGATCCTGCTGCTGCTGACCTACCTGGTGCCGGTGCTCGCGGTGTTCGTGGCCTCGTTCCAGCGCAACTTCGGCGGCACCCTCTCGGAGTGGACGACCGCCAACTACCACACGCTGTTCAACTATCCCCAGTTCTTCACCGCGCTGCGGAACTCGATCAGCGTCGGCGTGCTGACCGCGACCGCGGCGACCGCCCTCGGCGCGCTGGCGGCGTGGGTGATCGTGCGCCGCCGCGGCCGCACCGGGGTCGCGCTGAGCCAGCTGGCCGGGCTGCCGCTGGCGGTGCCGGGCGTCGTGATGGGCCTGGCCTTCCTGGTGCTCTACCTGCACGTGCACATCGGCGTCTACGGCACGATCTTCGGCATCACGCTGGCCTTCCTGGCCAACTACGTCCCCTACGCGGTGCGGTACGCCGAGCCCGGCCTGATGGGCATCAAGCCGGAGCTGGAGGAGGCCGCGCGGGTCAGCGGGCTCAAGCCGGCCCGGGTGCTGCGGCACGTGACCGTCCCGCTGGTGCGGGCGCCGCTGCTGGGCGCCTGGTCGTTCATCTTCTTCAACAGCTTCCGGGAGCTGTCGATCGCCGCGTTCCTGGTGACCGCCACGTCGCCGCTGCTCTCGACCCAGCTGCTCGACCTGTTCGTCAACGGCAACCTCAGCGTCGTCTCGGCCCTGGGCGTCGTCATCACCGTCGTGAGTCTCGTCATCGGCCTGGCCACCCTGCGGGTGACCAAGCTGCGGTTCTGAATTTCTTGGTTTCCTGGTCGTTCCGCCGGTAGCCAGCACAGAGA
Protein-coding regions in this window:
- a CDS encoding iron ABC transporter permease, translating into MTVSTSDGVAEEILGSAAVAESVPDPAGSGRRTWRRLRPHPSLILVLLLGLLVVPPLVIMAWQSVNSDPILGRTGFFNAYQALFDETDLVRSGKGTLIFSVGASFCALVFGMTLAWLVARTDMPAKWLAYLTAFLGFALPGMVKIIGWILLFGPNNGLINQFCRNHLAGTCDFNVQSMAGMILVESLLFTPMVFLMAVGPLRSIDPSLEEAAKVAGGGRLMVLRRVTLPLLWPTFASVFLLMAIRSVQSFEVPIFLGVPANVHVFTADIYRGLHDSFIADYASTSAYGVILVLILGVLLLAQNRIVRASHKYQVVGGKSFRPTPMPLGKGKYAAIAFMILLLLTYLVPVLAVFVASFQRNFGGTLSEWTTANYHTLFNYPQFFTALRNSISVGVLTATAATALGALAAWVIVRRRGRTGVALSQLAGLPLAVPGVVMGLAFLVLYLHVHIGVYGTIFGITLAFLANYVPYAVRYAEPGLMGIKPELEEAARVSGLKPARVLRHVTVPLVRAPLLGAWSFIFFNSFRELSIAAFLVTATSPLLSTQLLDLFVNGNLSVVSALGVVITVVSLVIGLATLRVTKLRF